gccgaaaagccggcgttgtccatagatgcctccaaggtcatgtggccagcatgattgtttggagcaccgttaccttcctgccagagcggcatctattgatctacttacatttgtatgttttcgaactgctaggttggcagaagctggggctaacagcgggagctcaccttgctctcggatttgaaccgccgaccttttggtcagcaaattcagtagtttaacctgctatgccaccaGGGACGCCAAAAAAAATAGACTTGCAAAGTGCGaggaactacctctgaggatgcttgctatagatgcaggcgaaacgtcaggagagaatgcctctagtctagaacatggccatatagcccgaaaaaaccaacaacaaccctgtgaggaACTAGTTTTTCATGAACTGGAAAGTGCTATCCGTAGTCTAGCTTGCAGTCCAAAGTGtacttcaagaaataagaaaCACGAATTAtatgagataaatgtttttaatttgattttccaCCATGAATAGAGCATTAAGTTTACACAGGACAAAGCAGAGAACAAGGAGACTCTATCCTGTGAGAATGCCAAGGGAAGTGATACAGATATTCCCAGAAGTTCAGAAGCTTTCCTGTCCTTTTTTGGATGAATTATTGAGTTCCTTTGACATCATTTATTCCATGGTCTCAGTTTCTGGACTGATGATTTGGGGAGACAATATGTGGGTTACATGCAACTTCAGTTATAAATGATTTCCCTAAAATAATGAGTACAAGTTGATATAAAAGTAAGATacaatcagaaaaaaaatcttgaaaaaaatCAACAGCAATAATGACAGAAACGGTTCATTCTCTTTCACAAGCTTAACATAAACAGATTCAGTTAACACATAATTTCCAAAGGTGAATAACACATACTGTTCATTATGCAGTTTCAGGTTTATATCTTTTTTATCCAAGATGAAATTGATTGAAATCTGGGATAATATGTTGTCAAAGggtttaatggctggaatcactgggttgcttagtttttcgggctgtctggccatgttccggaagcattatctcctgatgttttcatagaatcatagaatcaaagagttggaagagacctcatgggccatccagtccaaccccattctgccaagaagcaggaatattgcattcaaatcacccctgacagatggccatccagcctctgtttaaaagcttccaaagaaggagcctccaccacactctggggcagagagttccactgctgaatggctctcacagtcaggaagttcttcctcgtgttcagatggaatctcctctcttgtagtttgaagccattgttccattgtgtcctagtctccaaggaagcagaaaacaagcttgctccctcctccctgtggcttcctctcacatatttatacatggctatcatatctcctctcagccttctcttcttcaggctaaacatgcccagctccttaagccgctcctcatagggcttgttctccagacccttgatcattttagtcgccttcctttggacacattccagcttgtcaatatctctcttgaattgtggtgcccggaattggacacaatattcctggtgtggtctaaccaaagcggaatagagcatggggagcattacttccctagatctagacactatgctcctattgatgcaggccaaaatcccattggctttttttgccaccacatcacattgttggctcatgtttaacttcctgtccacgaggactccaagatctttttcacacgtactgctctcgagccaggcattgtcccccattctgtatctgtgcatttcgtttttcctgccaaagtggagtatcttgcatttgtcactgttgaacttcattttgttagttttgcccacatctatggcaggcatcctccgaggttgagGGGttcataaatgtgggtgaaacatcaggagacaatgcttctggaacatggccatacagtccggaaaactcacagcaacccaatctgaAGTAAGCTTCTCATCCCAGGCAAAACCAAGCTACAGCTAGTTATGGTCAAGTCCACAGCTAAGCTGTGATACCAAGCATATCGCATACAAATGTATACGTTAGTCTGACTTCTGAATAAACATGTATAGACTTATACAGATACTGGAAAAGCACTTGGTATTCTGTATCTGTTAATGCGAGGAATGTATAAGCATCTACTTAGaaatttaaaatatctttttgtaaaccactctgaggaTCATTAACATTGAAAGGCAGTACACAAACATTGTAGAAATCAGTAAATATAGATTAATACAGTACAAATATAAATGTGGATTCCATGGCTTTCAGGGACATGATctgtctattttgaactggattggttTTGCACTCTAGCaactttgtttgttttgctgagatatataaaatatatatgagaTATACAAAATATAATCTGTCCTATATAAAATCCTGCTTAATGTGCAAGTTAATCTAGCACTATTTGGAATGGCTGATGCCCAGTATTATATATCAAGTATCCTGAAAGCGTGAAGCGCTGTTTTCCATCATCAAGTCTTTGAGACGGAAACACTgccactgcaagaagatcacTAGCCTCCTGATCCTGTTAAAGGTTttcaaagggaagggaaggcacaACTTGTATGATTTGTCTCACATTTTGACCCCCCAGGGATCTGcagcattttatttttatgtagtaGTCACTATGGCTACTACATAACTTAATTTTCTATtattttgtgtattattttgggctcgacctcatgttagctgccccgaatccccattggggagatggtgggggggggggggtataaataaagattattattattattactactactactacatagaAATGGCATGTTCACAGGAACACAGACTATATGCTTCAGCTGGTGTCAGTCTTCTCACAACCAGTGACTAAAAGAGTGTTTATCTTACACAAGGTTTTATAGCTTATTGGAAAGTAAATGGAAGGCAACAACTTGGCTGCGGACATTAATTagataaagaaaataaaagctCAAGATGGGACTTTGCCCTCATCCAAGGAAGAAATCATTGTGTGCCTCTagactagaattaatgcagttcgataccacttcaaatgctgtggctcagtgctatgggataatgggaattgtagttagaTGAGGTGCCAGCACTATATGGCGGAGAAGGTTTAATAtcttgtaaaacgacaactcaagtgattccataatattgaaaaATGACCATTAAAGtgataaaggtaaagctttcccctgacattaagtccagtgatgGCTGAgtctggggtggtgctcatcctcatttctaagcagaagagccagcattgtccgtagtcacctccaaggtcatgtggccagcatgactgcatggagtgctgttaccttctcaccggagtggtacctattgaatccttcaaactacaagaaaggagattccatctgaacatgaggaagaacttcctgactgtgagagccgttcagcagtggaactctctgccccagagtgtggtggagactccttctttggaagcttttaaacagaggctggatggccatctgtcaggggtgatttgaatgcaatattcctgcttcttggaagggggttggagtggatggcccatgaggtctcttccaactctttgattctatgatttgcatgtttttgaactgctaggttgacagaagctgaggctaatagtgggagctcaccctgctccccggatttgaacctgtgtcctttcagtcaacaagttcaagagctcagcgctttaacccactgcatcactgggggctcagtgatatcaaactgcattaactttatagtgtagatgcactcattgTTACTGGAGGCTCAGGGtgatgctatggctcaatgcttgtGGTTGACTTTCCTGGATAGGGATAATCTATCCATAGTAGTCCATGCAATGCTAATGTCCTAATTTTAGTAATGTACATGGGGTCATCCTTGACGATGGCTCAGGCGCTGCAGCTAAAGTAAAGCACatcacttagagcagtggttcccaacctttgggccctccaggtgttttggacttcaactcccagaaatcccagccagcttaccagctgttaggaactgggagctgaagtccaaaacacttggaggtccaaaggttgggaaccactgacctagattgAAGTACCATATGGACACCATATAATCTCAATCTCAAGCACTTTTGCTTCTAACTTTCAAGCACTAAACAGCTTGATTCCTTGATATTTGAAGAACTACCCctccacacatgcacatacatacatactagggctggccggtttcgtttcgttaattcgtaattcgttaaaaattcgttatttttttgttaacgaagcgataacgaaccattctggagcaacttaaaaacgaaacgaatttttcaatttgtttcgtaaatgcttcgtatttcgttatgtattcatttcgttattggtttgaggtcgtttcgttattatttccgcatgtctggggcaagttttatagttgttttttgtttaattagtgaaaaaaaattataatatcacaccaacagtcaacaacagagggagagggaagcttcagaagttttttttagcgtattgcgcgatcgcggccgccgttggcgaatcgattcgttattgtttcgttattgtttcgttattttttttaccatttacgaaatttcgtaaatatcgaacttttttaaaggaaaatttcggaattcttttaaatatcgaaacgcaaaaaaccccaaaaaatgaatcgattgtagaaacaaatttttccgttgttacccggcctaatacatacatacacacacacacatacacatacatgttcAAGGATTAAGGGCCACTGAAGGGGCTCTCCTTTGTATCTCAGCAGTGAAATCAATACCAGCAGTCCCCATGTtccaaacatcagacttacaaatgactcatagcaaAGAACGGggctgaggcaacaggaagtgaaagaaatatccctttggaagggaaattcacttgaAAAAGTTACTAGCATGGAgacaaggtgtctccactgaagctttgttttcacagcaagccaaattttgcaaaatccaattatcacagggacagaaagtgaggtgaaatcttctgaacagggccacagacagcaaaacaaacaccacaggggtgttaacccttccctatgcgatcctaaggtaatatatatatttggctggagttacatttaaaaatgtacctgtttcaacttacatacaaacaaacctacataacGTATCTTGTTTGTACCTTTGGGACTGTCAATACACTATGTAAGGACACACGAGAaagtttaataatgttttaacgaATATACCTGTATACATgccaagagccagcatggtgtagcggTCTGAGCATTGGACTTTGGAGAGtagaggctgttaaaggctcctccctaaactacaaaccccagaattctgcaggaggcagaaactggattttaagtggattttttctctagtgtgataaggaaTTTGGTCATAGAAACCTGTGCAAGTCACAGACCCTCTGTACATCAGaaacacttgaaggcacactacaaTATACATGGTTCTAACCTATTTAAACTTTTCCAGCTTTTCCAATTCATAGGGCAtaagtatagaaatatagtaaataaataaataagtggagctcccggtgatgcaatgggttaaacccttgtgctgacaggactgctgaccaaaaggtcagtggttccaaTCCAGGGACCAGggcgagctcctgtctgtcagctccagcttatttatttatttactatatttgtataccgcccctctcaacccacggacgactcagggcagttaacagaggcaacaattcaatgcccaacaacagcataaaacatttaaaaacattgacatATAATATAAAGTCATAACAAgatcaattaaaacataaatcgTATGTGTCTcttaattaaaaacattgtccaaaatCATTAttcctcatgtgaggacatgagagaaaccccccccccccgatcataatcccctgagcaacatccttgcagacagccaattatttcacaccagaagcaacttgcagtttctcaagtcgctcctgatacgaaaaaagtgctccaacaacaacagcagcaacatgaGGCCCTCTGTCTATATTGTTCAATCGAGTCAACGTAAATCCATATACCCAAACTAGAAAAGTTACATATATCATTTAGGTGTTACATCTTCTTGGGTGTAATTCAACAGTGCTTGTATTAAAATCAATGTTCAAAATTATTGCTGAAAGGCACTATTTAGTTAAGACAAACACATCCCATAAGGTCTAGTTACAGAAAAGAAATTTTGACTGACACACATTTTACGAATACATTTCCATCATGAAGTAATTTCTCAGATTTCCCCAAACCTTATAATCGCTGTGCTGATTAAAACATTTTGACCTATTTCAGTCGTCTACCTTTGCACAATAATTTCCATCTGCTTAGTGGCAAACAACTACAATTCTGAGTTATGCTATAACTGCTATTTCTTTCGGCATACGGTTACCATTTTCTTGGGCAATGTTCGGGATATCTGAGCTCAATCTGCGGAAGAATTTGTGACCGCCGGAATCGCTGCTGACAAACTCGTATCCCAAAGGCAACGCATAGGCGGCTGGGCAGATTTCCTGTCTCTTTGGCGTGTATTCCGTACGGTACATGCTTTGGTCCTCAAAAGGTGCTGAGCTAGTTAGAGGCATCCTGGGAGGCCTGCAGCTCTGAACTGGAGCTATGTTGTGCGGTACGTAGTGATCTCTGAAGGTGGTCCGGCCATCAAACTTCCCTGAGGGCTTCAATGCATCCTGGGCCTTCTTGCAAGCCTCTGGCCGAGAAGCCTCCCAGGCTTGAAAGGCGTCCCGCATGGTCGTAGTCCCCATGAAAGGGGCGGTATTTCTGGTGCTCTTTTGTAATGGTTTCATGAGGACGATGGGACCGACGTCATGATGGACATAATCAAGGTGGCTTGTGGTGTTCAGATCCATGCTGCCTGTGGGGGGAACGTACTCTTTGGCTTTGCGGACTTCAGGTAAGGAAACGGCCCAGGGTTGAAAGCGATCGCGGAACTCTGAAATTCCCTCAAATTGACCCTTTGGTGCCGCTTGTTGTTCAGGCTTGCAGCTTTTGGGAACCTCTCCAACAAGTCCCCTGAAATCACACCGGTGGGTTGTGGTGTTATCAAAGGGCTGGCTATTTGGCTTGTATTCTTCTCTTGGTTTTTTGAATCTGGGTTCAAGGTAGTGAGGGATATAATCACTGCGATGGCTTGACATGGCATTAAAAGGTTGGTCTGAAAGTCTGGTTGAAATAGTAGGCTTAAAACTTTTTTGGACTGCGATTTCCTTAGGAAAGAAGGCATCCTGAAAGGTAGTGGTGTTCCCAAATTTTTCTGTAGGAGGATTATAAGTGTTTGGCGCTTTATGGGGCTCAATTTTTTGAACTTCCCAGGCCCTATAGTCATCTGTAAAACAAAAACCAAATATATATTAATAGATTCTGACCGGATTGTTAATTTTCTACACTCCTGTCCCATAAGTAGATTAAGTGCATGTCTAACCCTGCCTTATGAGTAGCACCTATCTGATCCAGAATCAGCTATcctattattctttattatttatttaaaagttttgtatacgggccttctcacctctcttgagggactcagaccggtttccaaccataatatcacatacaatcaataaaacatcataattcatattacagtaaaacattaaaacagccattacaatcaataactataatgtcagtcgtcacactaaaattgttgctcatcatcctccatccatatctcagggtgttggctcactcgtcgaatgcctgtctccataaccaagtcttcacctgtgtcctgaatgtcaggatagaaggggcagttctgatctccagtgggagagagttccagagtcgaggggccaccaccgagaaggccctgtccctcgtccccaccagacgcgcttgcgaggccggtgggaccgagagcagggcctctccagacgatcttaataaccttgatggttcataggggagaatacgttcggagaggtaaacagggccagagtcgttacCCTAGactaaaggtaaatgtttccccttgacattaagtctagttgtgtccaaccagcatacctgtccaaacgtatctccttctatgtcccatctaggaccttaagatcttctggagaggccctgctctcggccccgcctctatcagaaacacgcttggtgggaacgagggacagggccttctcgggggTGGcctcctgcctgtggaattcactccccggggaaattaggctGTCTTCattcctcctcacctttagaaagaagttaaaaatgtggatgtgggaccaggcctttgcaGGCCTGTAGctaggggggagaggggggttaggggttcaactcccccccccccacaaattttcggggtaaaaaaaaacctggtttactcatgaattttaactggttaaccaaatccccatgctaagtctatgagacgcaaaaaattaagagtccctccagaactgcaagcactatctcaggcaaatattgacaatttattcacactgtcattacttgcagcaatagacgatgtagtgaagcaaccaagtttgggggtggggatgttgaatgctctcattaaggaggccagacttggtggaggtggttgacaggggcggagctgcaagctatggaaggctgctctgccccctcctgtgctctttgcttcagcgtgaccctaaccccctaacctccaccccccaaattttcaaccctccctgaatttttttctggctatggccctgggcCTTTGGGTAACTATGCGGACAATGACAATGACgacaattgctatggtaatggactatggacaaccCTGATGAGTCTCTAACTACACAATTCGActagataatggccaccagactggtatattttagtagattttaactgtattggcttaatgtttttaactatatataaTTACTGTTTCTgttctgtattttattatgtgtacatggaagcatcaaattgttgccagctggaagccgccctgagtcgttccccccccccccccagggggttgagaagggcgaggtaaaaatacttgaaataaataaataaataaataaacaaactctggggttggtgctcatctccatttctaagcaaaagagctggccttgtccgtagacacctccaaggtcatgtggccagcatgactgcatggaccaaagttaccttcccatcagagcagtacctattgatctacacacattcacatgtttttgaactgctaggttgacagaagctggggctaacagcaggagctcaccccactccccagatttgaactgacgatctttcagtcagcaagttcagcagctccgtgCTTTAACCCGCTGAACCACTGGGGGCACAGCTaccctatttcccccaaaataaggCCTAACCAGAAAATAAGCTCTAGCATGGTTTTTCAGAATTCTTGTAATATAAGTTGTATCCCCCAAAATAAGCCCCAGTTAAGATCATTAGCCAGACTGATGCATTTACCGGTCATACATCCATTGCAACACACAACAAATGTATtgatttataaaataataatattaatatacaatgcaatgcaaataaataatattgataaaataaatgataatataaaataaatgataatataaaTTACAAAATTCCCCCAAGTGGGCACCTTTGGACAACAGGCAACCACCTATGTAAACAGATGAATTCAAGCCAGCAATAGTCTCTTTAGCAAAGCAAGCTAGCACACCATCCTCGCTCACTTCCTTCCCTGAGTAACATAAAAGGCATTGTTACCTCGGTAAGTGGGTATGGTATTCAGTTTGTCTCCTTTAACATAGTTTCTTTCAACAGGTTTTAGTAGTACTATTGGTTGTACTTTGTGAGCATTGTAATCTCTTCTGTAAGTGGTCCCAAGGTCAATCTCTCCAGGCTTGGGTTTGTACACTTCTCGGGCTCGAACGGGCCGATTTGCCAATTCATATGGACGATAATCAGATCTGGAGGAAGGAAGCACAAGGCATTAAATGAGCAACAACTGTGGCAACAATGGATAAAACAGTGGAAAATAAAGAATCGATATTCTGTTTGGTAAGTGTTGCATTATTTAACCCTATACAGTTAGAGCACCATTAGGACACCAGtctacaggggcggctcaacccattacgcaaagtaagcatttgcagtatagttgattttgcccaggggcgctcttgaggcgctcttggggaaaatagaccttggcatatgtgagttgtagttactgggatgtatagttcacctacaatcaaagagaactcctccaatgatggaattaaaccaaatatggcacacagaactcccacgacaaacagaaaatactgtttgcttaccgttgaaaattaccttggTCCGCCTCTGCCGGTTTgcaataaataaaggtaaaggtttcccttgacattaagttcagttgtgtccgactctggggggtggtgcttatctccatttctaagctgaagagccagtgttgtccacaaacacctccaagatcatgtggccagcatgtttgcatggagcaccattaccttccagccagagcggtacctactgatctactaaaatttgcatgttttcaaactgctaggttgacagaagctgaggctaacagcaggaattaattctgttccccggattcaaaccgccgatctttcagtcagcaagttcagcagctcaatggtttaacctgctgcgtcaACAGGGggcctctgggcaacgtccttgcagacggccaattctctcacaccagaagtgacttgcagtttctcaagtcgctcctgacacgacaaaaaaccaaacaaaaaaccaGGGGCCCCCTATTTGGAGTACTCCAACCAAAAAGATGATGCTATTTTCTGGAGTACTGCgacacttaggctggatctaaactATCATATATTCCTGTTTCAtcatcataatttatttattatcttccttttcttgcaactcgaggcagggtacaacacagGCACATGATCA
This genomic window from Anolis sagrei isolate rAnoSag1 chromosome 9, rAnoSag1.mat, whole genome shotgun sequence contains:
- the SAXO2 gene encoding stabilizer of axonemal microtubules 2 — its product is MKQLQCLCQICTCGRHYCPHNPTRIYDQGEEVNFLSEYAEKYPVYGNVLPPQSLKPQQQHQSNGGKMEGISTFKSDYRPYELANRPVRAREVYKPKPGEIDLGTTYRRDYNAHKVQPIVLLKPVERNYVKGDKLNTIPTYRDDYRAWEVQKIEPHKAPNTYNPPTEKFGNTTTFQDAFFPKEIAVQKSFKPTISTRLSDQPFNAMSSHRSDYIPHYLEPRFKKPREEYKPNSQPFDNTTTHRCDFRGLVGEVPKSCKPEQQAAPKGQFEGISEFRDRFQPWAVSLPEVRKAKEYVPPTGSMDLNTTSHLDYVHHDVGPIVLMKPLQKSTRNTAPFMGTTTMRDAFQAWEASRPEACKKAQDALKPSGKFDGRTTFRDHYVPHNIAPVQSCRPPRMPLTSSAPFEDQSMYRTEYTPKRQEICPAAYALPLGYEFVSSDSGGHKFFRRLSSDIPNIAQENGKSFITEVACNPHIVSPNHQSRN